In a genomic window of Flavobacterium crassostreae:
- a CDS encoding 3-hydroxyanthranilate 3,4-dioxygenase — translation MAIPKPFNLTQWIEQNRALLKPPVGNKNLYRESGDYIVMIVAGPNARKDYHYNQTEELFYQLEGTIKVLIQEDGQRKEMELQPGDMYLHPAKIPHSPVRSEGSIGLVIERKRQGQGLQDGLLWHCDHCNHKLYEVYFELQDIEKDFLPHFEHFYNSETLRTCAKCGTIMETDPRFTSKK, via the coding sequence ATGGCAATCCCAAAACCCTTTAACCTCACCCAGTGGATAGAACAAAATAGAGCCTTACTAAAACCACCCGTAGGCAACAAAAACCTATACCGAGAATCCGGAGACTACATAGTCATGATTGTTGCAGGCCCCAATGCTCGCAAAGACTACCATTACAACCAAACCGAAGAATTATTCTACCAATTAGAAGGCACCATAAAAGTACTAATTCAAGAAGATGGCCAGCGCAAAGAAATGGAACTTCAGCCCGGAGACATGTACCTACATCCCGCCAAAATACCACATTCGCCCGTACGATCCGAAGGCTCCATAGGCCTAGTAATAGAGCGCAAACGCCAAGGACAAGGACTCCAAGACGGACTATTATGGCACTGTGACCACTGCAATCACAAATTATACGAAGTCTATTTTGAGCTCCAAGACATCGAAAAAGATTTTCTACCCCATTTTGAACACTTTTATAACTCCGAAACCCTTAGAACCTGTGCCAAATGCGGCACCATCATGGAAACCGATCCCAGATTTACCTCCAAAAAATAA